gtgttagattCAAGTTGGATGTGGACCTCATTTTGAcggtcacaggtatgccccattctAGTCTTAATTTATTTAgggacctgaaagtgtctaataatgaaGTTAAGCTTTTTCTatgtaaagagaaggagagagcgaaATTAGGAAAAGCtacggggggtattatgatgcttctaatatcaaTAAAAtctggggttgtgtgcttaatgcaattatggaatatattactgtgGAGGGTCGTTTCACCAGGGTCCACACCTACCATTTTGTGCTTCTAaatcactttagacatgagaagaggatttctctgccctattaccttttcaggtcTCTGTCGCTGTCTCTGAAcaagcatagcaagaacccttcttcGCCTGTGCTTCAttatggccttattttgctcatttatgagcattgcaagattctaGCTATCCAGGAAAACAAGAGGTTGTCGGTGTCGccagggaaaggaaagaggaaaattgaggaatgTGGGCCCAATAAGGATGAGTTGATACATagtaaaaaggttaaaaaagccattgtggagaaaattcaagaggacatgggtAAACAAAAGGATACAGAGGCTGATTCTGAGGACATgggaaaagatggaagtgagatggagactgatgagtctgatggagaggagagctagaaagaagaggaagtgggggaagaggaaggaggagcaaaggatgtttctgatcagaatagccctacccacaacatgagtattggtaatgttaacaaccagcctatggaggagcaagacaatcagattaataaggaggaaagggaaatggaaactgagcaAGAGAGGGATAAGGAGGAAACAAGCAGGGAACATGATAAAGCTGGAGATGGGattattctggataaactcaaaaaccagtctAAGGATcgaatgggttttgataggtgggtatatgaaagaatcaagagtctggaaaaaattgataagcagCAGGAAGAGTagggaaagaaagatgaaagtaGCCAGGAGAATTGGAAAAAggttatggaggaaaaagtggagaagctggaagctcagattagtaagtgggaggaaggaaaaacaaccatgaagaaatttttggttatgATTCCGcatatccttacctctgtgaccaggaatatggaggaaattgccaagttccttgatggctccagcacttccaaacctgttgtggacctatatgttgatgaggatgatattgAGGTAGGGAATGTGGAAAGTGCTCCTGATGGCGCGACAAAAAggactagggcgagtatgaaaaaagttgctttggcctcttccaaggaaatccctatgctcagggataatattaaagatttgcaagggattagcaaaAATTTGGCTAATaccctaaaaaacattaagtaatttgtcttttgtcttttttctattatggttggatgttgctggttttgttgggcttttatgttGGTTTTTGCCCAGATCTGTGCTATTTTTTTTgcagaatgtcttttcttgtttcttaatgctcttatcttttaaggatcttttgtaaagggtttcaggatccCTTCAAAATCTGCTTATCCTGTAATAAAAAACAATCTCTAAGCAACTCCACTGCTAACTGCTCCAACCGGATGAACTACTcaaatgctcctacatcaaactctcggggttaattgaaaagtgagttccatcacttgatctgcAACATTCTACAACCAATGCTACATCAAATCTGTTTCAGTGATATGTTCACAaatacttgcaactgcctcaagtTCGGTGGTCTCACTACAAGTTCCAGTTGCCTCTCCTCGATGATCTACCAAACAACCTTGTAGCCTGCCTCAATTCAGCGATCTGTTCAAGTCCACCTACCAACTGCCTCAATTTCATGCTCCTAGGTTCGGCAGTCTGCTTGCAAGCCTTGTACTGCCTCAATGCTCGATGATTTGAACAAGTCTTCAAGCTGCCTCAAGTTCTTTTCATCCAACCAATTCACAACCAGCTCTTCCTCCATCAACAggttcataaccaactctgataccacttgatgcagacaaggtagggagatccaaagAAGGGCAGCCCCGccttgcaacctataacacaaacaccatgaaataacaaagaaaaacaagatttttcaacacaagatataccctgggaaaaccctcaaagGGAAAATCCCAGCCTCAAATCTCAATCCTTCTATtatttgatgaattacatatgccctcagGCTTTACTCATGTTGGACTGTAGCCCAGAATCGTGAAATCATTCAAACAACTCAAATCTATGATTCATAGATCATCTGCTTAACAACTCTGTCTCTAGTAACGCTCTGCTGATCTAGACCTTAGTCCATTGGACCAAAACACCTCAGTGCCTCTGGAAGCTACATCTTTCCCGACTCTTCTCTTTCGCAGGTTGTCGTCCTTACAAATCAATCCCCAAACTTCTTACTATTGGCACAACTTTCTTTCCATCAATATTTTCTTACTATTTGAGAGCGGCTTAGCTATTAAAGTGAAatccaaatctaacaaaaatagAAAGTCGCAATTATTAATattaacttcttcttttttgaCCTCCTTAGACCCTCCCATTGTTGACCTCCTTAGACCCAATAGAAAGTCGCAATTATTAAtattaacttcttctttttttaCCTCCTTAGACCCTACCATTGCTGACCTCCTTAGACCCTGTCATCATTGTAAAATATGGATGTAAAAAGAAAAAAGaccaagaaaaaatagaaaaaaagttttaaaaaatgattaaaaaatattaaagaaaaaagaaaaaaaccactaaataatattaaaatatatattaatataagttTTGTTGTTAAATTCTATACTTTACAGATCTAATTAGTTTTTAATTATTCACTAATTAATTTTATATCTATACACTGATTTTAAATGTGAGTGTTTTCCTTTTAAATAATTAGTGATATTCCCCTATataatattagaaaaaataaaagagTTTTTGGTTTGCACATGGCAGAGGGTGAGGGTTTGAGGTGCAAGTTGCAAGgccttattaatttaatttaaaaaatagtaataaaagaaTTAGAAACGTACATATCGTATAGAAAGAAACGAAGAAAGTGCTGCGCAGAAGCCAGGCGGCTGCCCGAGAGACTCCATTCAGCTCAGGAGTTTTTCCTCGATCTCTCGCTGCTTCTGCCTCGAAGCCGCATTTAGGGCGAAATTTCTATTCTCTGAGGTCTCCTGTTTGATTCTTAATAAATCCCCCTCCAGACGCGTCTTCCAATTCACAGCTTTTGCATTGAATCCAAGAAATCAGAGGCCCTGAAATCATTGACCAGACCTGAATGGCAGAGCATCTCACTGAAGATCAGATTGCAGAGTTCAAGGAGGCTTTTGGCCTTTTCGACAAAGATGGCGATGGTAAATTTTCAAATTATGATCTCCAATGGCCTCTGTTTTGAAAAATCTTCAAAAAGGGCTTTTCCACCCGCCCTTTTGTGTTATAATTTCTTCTTTTGTGTAAAGATTTGTGATTAAAGGATTGTTTTTTGTAGGCTCCATTACGACCAATGAACTGGGGACTGTGATGCGGTCTTTGGGGCAGAATCCCACTGAAGCTGAGCTGAGGGATATGATCAGCGAGGTGGATGCGGATGGGAATGGAACCATTGACTTTCCCGAGTTTCTTAACCTAATGGCTCGCaaaatgaaggtttttcattgccaTACCCGatttctttgattgttttaatttacACATCTGTAAACttgttttttcttttcctttcctatttTTCTTTGGGCCAGACCCTTTAAAGTTTATTATGTGGAATGAATTTCTCTGCCTGATCAGCATGCCAGAACCTTGAGTATTAATTCTCGAGATGTTTTTTTGGTCCAAAACAGTGAGAATGTtgtgttattctttttaatgtttaaatttttgAAAGATTGTAGCTGTTTATGTTTTTGAATTAATCTTTTTTTTTGGTCAAAAACAGTGTGAATGTTATGTTATTCATTATAATGTTTAAATGTTTGAAAGATTGTAATTGAGTATGTTTTTGAATTGATATTTTGAATCAGGCCCAATGATCAGTGAATCGATGTTTTAAATCACAAAAAGTGATCAGTGAATCGATGTTGAAATTTTGTTTGAATGGTTGTATTTGTTTTGTCCCCTTTTAAAAGATTGGTGATGATGTTACAGGACACAGATTCAGAGGAAGAGCTGAAGGAGGCCTTCAAGGTGTTTGACAAGGATCAGAATGGTTTCATCTCTGCTGCTGAGGTGGGTTATTTTTTGCAGGTCAATCTTACTGAAGTTTtctttaatggcaatgaattttacTTTTGAAAAGCTATTTAAATGAAgtagaagaaaatcaaatctgttgGGCATATAAATCATCCCTGTGTTGTGATGAATTTGGGAGATTGATTTAAGGATTCTGTTATTCCACCCATGTTTTGAAatcattcaaaacaccttgagttTGTCTGTTAATATTTAGTTTTTCTCTCTTGTGCAGCTTGGGCATGTGATGGCCAATTTGGGGGAAAAGCTAACTCCGCAAGAAATTGAAGAGATGATCAAAGAGGCAGACACTGATGGAGATGGGCAAGTCAACTACGAAGAATTTGTTAGAATGATGTTGGCAAAGTAATTTTAGGTCATCATTGGAG
The nucleotide sequence above comes from Cryptomeria japonica chromosome 11, Sugi_1.0, whole genome shotgun sequence. Encoded proteins:
- the LOC131070494 gene encoding calmodulin, encoding MAEHLTEDQIAEFKEAFGLFDKDGDGSITTNELGTVMRSLGQNPTEAELRDMISEVDADGNGTIDFPEFLNLMARKMKDTDSEEELKEAFKVFDKDQNGFISAAELGHVMANLGEKLTPQEIEEMIKEADTDGDGQVNYEEFVRMMLAK